The following coding sequences are from one Methanococcoides orientis window:
- a CDS encoding DMT family transporter, producing the protein MEWIYLLIAGIFETGWAVGLKYSDGLTKFYPVVFTVVTLILSMYLLEKALRTLPVGTAYAVWTGIGIIGTTVLGIFLFNESMNVTRLFFIGLIAVGIGGLKLVSA; encoded by the coding sequence ATGGAATGGATATACTTACTAATTGCAGGAATATTTGAAACCGGATGGGCAGTTGGATTAAAATATAGTGATGGTTTAACAAAGTTTTATCCAGTGGTATTTACAGTAGTTACTTTAATTTTAAGCATGTATCTATTGGAAAAAGCTTTGAGAACATTGCCTGTTGGAACAGCCTATGCGGTCTGGACAGGTATTGGGATCATCGGGACAACAGTATTGGGAATATTCCTTTTCAATGAATCAATGAATGTGACCAGACTCTTTTTTATCGGACTGATTGCTGTTGGAATTGGTGGATTAAAACTGGTATCCGCTTGA
- a CDS encoding DUF3303 domain-containing protein produces the protein MDIITWEPKDDKEIGSRFLNWKYPEGIKIIGEWADLSTCRHIVVYDAENAETYAAAMFPWRDICYFDSFPVMESSDVMKFMSEHMGYNPVI, from the coding sequence ATGGACATAATCACATGGGAACCAAAAGACGATAAAGAAATAGGGAGCCGTTTTTTAAACTGGAAATATCCAGAAGGAATCAAGATCATCGGTGAATGGGCAGACCTATCCACTTGTCGACATATTGTCGTATATGATGCAGAGAACGCTGAAACTTATGCTGCTGCTATGTTCCCCTGGAGGGATATCTGTTATTTCGACAGCTTTCCTGTAATGGAATCAAGTGATGTCATGAAATTCATGTCTGAGCACATGGGATATAATCCAGTAATTTGA
- a CDS encoding GbsR/MarR family transcriptional regulator, translating into MTDIEEKIIDIGHEIFRGYGVDDSTAQILSILNFEPNEISMEELAQRTGYSLASISLKIKNIEHFWGIKRIHKPGSRKTYLHMEKNLLDAFAIQIRNGFETELDIAKEKITPLIEEYGEHANTEEQKIKLQTYENYLLEINKFEELIHHIYDRIDHLKKKQI; encoded by the coding sequence ATGACTGACATTGAAGAAAAGATAATTGACATTGGTCATGAGATCTTTAGAGGCTATGGAGTTGATGATTCCACTGCACAGATCCTATCGATACTTAACTTTGAACCCAATGAGATAAGTATGGAGGAACTGGCACAGAGGACCGGATATAGCCTTGCTTCTATCAGCCTTAAGATAAAGAATATTGAACATTTCTGGGGTATAAAGCGGATACACAAACCCGGATCCCGCAAGACATATCTGCATATGGAAAAGAATCTGTTGGATGCCTTTGCTATACAGATCAGGAATGGTTTTGAAACTGAATTAGACATTGCAAAAGAAAAGATAACTCCTCTTATAGAAGAGTATGGAGAACATGCCAATACTGAAGAGCAAAAAATAAAACTCCAAACGTATGAGAACTATCTCTTAGAGATCAATAAGTTTGAAGAATTGATCCACCATATATATGATCGAATTGATCACTTAAAAAAGAAGCAGATTTAA